One window of Quercus robur chromosome 5, dhQueRobu3.1, whole genome shotgun sequence genomic DNA carries:
- the LOC126728033 gene encoding transcription factor KUA1-like gives MVMRDSLSVRKCLHCGLNVHNSSGIATGKCVKLFAVCLRNNGDDHDQDAMKNRVSMENPCYEKVESKDGEEDDAKDLANGINQRRRWTEEEHKLFLIGLKKLGRGDWKGVSSNFVITRSPAQVASHAQKHFMRQLEVAPNDSPISHTEKSDTEKAVKATTAYQHNENRFPHIAMGIPPLAQMPPPVFGDPNCCRIPSTVNSANQSYSSRLPGRTLLNYGTCAPDLIEPSKYPIFHHHRRSSHTVIILD, from the exons ATGGTGATGAGGGATTCTCTAAGTGTAAGAAAGTGCTTGCATTGTGGGCTCAATGTTCACAACTCCAGCGGTATTGCCACTGGCAAATGTGTCAAGCTTTTTGCTGTGTGTTTGCGAAACAACGGGGATGATCATGATCAGGATGCTATGAAGAATCGCGTTAGCATGGAAAATCCATGCTACGAAAAGGTCGAGAGCAAAGATGGCGAAGAAGATGATGCTAAGGATCTCGCTAATGGCATTAATCAAC ggAGACGATGGACTGAAGAAgagcataaactatttctaatTGGGTTGAAGAAGCTTGGAAGAGGTGATTGGAAAGGAGTTTCAAGCAATTTTGTAATCACTAGGTCCCCCGCTCAAGTTGCTAGTCATGCTCAGAAACATTTTATGCGACAACTT GAAGTAGCTCCAAATGATTCCCCAATTTCACATACAGAGAAAAGTGATACTGAAAAGGCAGTAAAG GCTACTACAGCATATCAGCATAATGAGAATCGATTTCCACACATCGCCATGGGTATTCCACCACTTGCTCAAATGCCGCCCCCAGTATTTGGTGATCCAAATTGTTGTAGGATTCCTTCCACG GTGAATTCTGCCAATCAAAGTTATTCATCCCGGTTACCTGGAAGAACCTTGCTGAATTATGGTACTTGTGCTCCTGATCTTATTGAACCATCCAAATATCCAATATTCCATCACCACAGGCGTTCCTCGCACACAGTGATCATTCTCGATTAG